A window of Festucalex cinctus isolate MCC-2025b chromosome 6, RoL_Fcin_1.0, whole genome shotgun sequence contains these coding sequences:
- the LOC144020252 gene encoding N-acetylmuramoyl-L-alanine amidase-like, giving the protein MASFRLSLFILASSYCLPVICRPTGVHLRSMENFIHAVQQLEESNPGLSPLALVRALRRTAGHDDAMTIHFLGASNNLTDAAGLETAILNASSFSFFDKAIHHIVTDSGEERGVTLTPDGTTVALAPLLLGIEAGLKAKLEVTSAIGLFPLTLGRTLGLSFLSLQDIPVSNRLGPDGCWDSVEQPKVFKLSWPATLATDAVINGGMDGIILGMDISQLHKTEESHALSEILKEYYSFNLHISQGLDTLSRHVSPRRREISRSILEPLDLQREVMDTLELVWRLEKTEWIALDTGVNKAVKEGLEAFVHKYWDCPQIIPRCQWRAKAHKGTPIPLSLPLRFLYVHHTYEPSQPCLSFPECSQDMRAMQHFHQEVRNWSDIGYSFVVGSDGYIYEGRGWKLLGTHTRGHNSLGFGVSIIGNYTSTLPSRHAMDLLRHRLTRCAVDGGKLVANYTIHGHRQMVNYTACPGDVFFSEITHWDHFSH; this is encoded by the exons ATGGCGTCTTTTCGACTGTCACTCTTCATACTGGCGTCATCTTACTGCTTACCTGTAATATGCAGGCCGACAG GTGTCCATCTGCGGAGCATGGAAAATTTCATCCATGCAGTGCAACAGCTGGAAGAGTCCAACCCGGGTCTGTCCCCACTGGCGCTAGTAAGGGCTCTGCGCAGGACCGCCGGCCATGACGACGCCATGACAATCCACTTCCTGGGGGCTTCGAACAACCTCACAGACGCCGCAGGGCTGGAGACGGCCATCCTCAACGCCTCATCCTTCAGCTTCTTTGACAAGGCAATCCACCACATCGTAACGGACAGTGGCGAGGAGCGAGGGGTCACGCTTACACCGGATGGCACCACGGTCGCCCTGGCGCCTTTGCTGCTGGGGATTGAAGCCGGGCTTAAAGCCAAACTGGAGGTGACCTCAGCCATTGGGCTCTTTCCACTCACATTGGGAAGAACGCTTGGGTTATCCTTCCTCAGCCTCCAGGACATTCCAGTGTCCAATCGCCTGGGGCCGGACGGGTGTTGGGACAGCGTGGAGCAACCCAAGGTGTTCAAACTATCCTGGCCTGCCACCCTGGCCACTGACGCAGTTATTAATGGGGGTATGGATGGAATAATACTGGGCATGGATATCAGCCAACTACACAAAACTGAAGAGTCACATGCTCTTAGTGAAATCCTAAAAGAATACTACAGCTTTAACCTGCATATCAGCCAGGGTCTTGATACCTTGTCCAGACATGTTAGTCCAAGGCGAAGGGAGATCTCTCGATCCATTCTTGAGCCCCTTGACCTTCAGAGGGAGGTGATGGACACACTCGAACTGGTCTGGAGGTTGGAGAAGACGGAGTGGATCGCTTTGGACACTGGAGTCAACAAGGCGGTGAAGGAAGGACTAGAAGCATTTGTACATAAGTACTGGG ATTGTCCTCAAATCATCCCACGCTGCCAATGGAGGGCGAAGGCTCACAAGGGAACCCCCATCCCACTGTCTTTACCACTCCGGTTTCTCTACGTTCACCACACCTACGAGCCCTCGCAGCCCTGCCTGTCCTTCCCAGAGTGCTCGCAGGACATGAGAGCCATGCAGCACTTCCACCAGGAGGTCCGCAACTGGAGTGACATTGGATACAG CTTCGTGGTGGGCTCGGATGGTTACATCTACGAAGGCCGCGGTTGGAAACTCCTCGGCACGCACACGCGAGGACATAACAGCCTGGGATTCGGCGTATCGATCATCGGCAACTACACGTCAACTCTTCCATCGCGTCACGCCATGGACCTTCTACGCCATCGACTGACGCGTTGTGCGGTGGACGGAGGGAAGCTTGTGGCCAACTACACCATCCATGGCCACAGGCAGATGGTTAACTACACTGCCTGCCCCGGAGATGTGTTCTTTTCTGAAATAACACACTGGGACCATTTCAGTCACTGA
- the LOC144020986 gene encoding mucolipin-1-like codes for MSAEEQHDSPEHESQPDSVGGYGSTDGSGDHEPPGSNPCNNHSHHHFPGSITGHWVSADQSEEAIRRKLKYFFMSPCDKYHAKGRKPYKLILQLLKIIIVTAQLVLFGLSNQVVVTFKEENTMTFKYLFLKDFDESSDSSFAVYTQQDVYEHIFYAVDQYLALPETTVGRYAYVYGVGVNGSALSLCQQYYKRGRIDPANDTFSIDPRIITDCVGVNPMSVPPAPLTSSYKNFTLKFHKFINVTIEFQLKAINVQTIINNEIPDCYTFFIKIVLDNKAHSGKVKIRLENQASIKECKDPSVSGQAENYTRVAFDVAVALVCTLSLVLCGRSILRGIMLQQEFVQFFKENLNRKVCWADRLEFINGWYILLIVSDVLTITGSIVKIGIESKNMSSYDLCGILLGTSTLLVWVGVIRYLTFFQKYNILIVTLRAAFPNVIRFCCCVAVIYLGYCFCGWIVLGPYHVKFRSLSMVSECLFSLINGDDMFVTFSGMQESSPLVWLFSQVYLYTFISLFIYMVLSLFIALITGAYEAIKHQTQEPIHITDLHAFIAECTDAPSSGKFRGLETSPCSFFCCCDRMTTYEDVLLVN; via the exons atgtcAGCGGAGGAACAACATGACAGCCCAG agcATGAGAGCCAGCCGGACTCAGTGGGCGGTTACGGCTCCACAGACGGCAGCGGGGATCACGAGCCCCCTGGCAGCAACCCCTGCAACAACCACAGCCACCACCACTTCCCCGGCTCTATCACGGGCCACTGGGTGAGCGCCGACCAAAGCGAGGAGGCCATTCGCAGGAAGCTGAAGTACTTCTTCATGAGCCCGTGTGACAAATATCACGCTAAGGGACGCAAACCTTACAAGCTGATCCTGCAGCTGCTCAAGATTATCATCGTCACAGCTCAG TTGGTGCTGTTTGGCCTTAGCAACCAAGTGGTGGTGACCTTCAAGGAGGAGAACACCATGACGTTCAAGTACCTCTTCCTCAAAGACTTTGACGAGTCGTCAGACAGCTCATTTGCCGTGTACACGCAACAGGACGTCTACGAGCACATCTTCTACGCTGTGGACCAG TATCTGGCCCTGCCAGAGACCACAGTGGGCCGCTACGCGTACGTCTACGGCGTCGGTGTGAACGGCAGCGCTCTGTCCCTCTGCCAGCAGTACTACAAGCGGGGCCGCATCGACCCCGCCAACGACACCTTTAGCATCGACCCGCGCATCATCACAG ACTGCGTAGGAGTGAACCCTATGTCTGTGCCCCCCGCGCCGCTCACCAGCTCCTACAAGAACTTTACACTCAAGTTCCACAA GTTTATTAACGTCACCATCGAGTTTCAGCTGAAGGCCATCAATGTGCAGACCATCATCAACAATGAGATCCCCGACTGCTACACTTTTTTCATAAAG ATCGTGCTGGACAACAAGGCTCACAGCGGCAAAGTGAAAATCCGCCTGGAGAACCAAGCGTCCATCAAGGAGTGCAAAGACCCCAGCGTGTCCGGACAGG CTGAGAATTACACCCGCGTGGCGTTCGATGTCGCCGTGGCTCTTGTGTGCACGCTGTCGTTGGTGCTGTGCGGGCGCTCCATACTGAGAGGCATCATGCTGCAACAG gAGTTTGTGCAGTTTTTTAAGGAGAACCTGAATCGCAAAGTGTGCTGGGCCGACCGTTTGGAGTTCATCAACGGCTGGTACATCCTCCTTATCGTCAGCGACGTCCTCACCATCACTGGAAGCATCGTCAAGATTGGCATTGAGTCCAAG AATATGTCTTCCTATGATCTGTGCGGCATCCTCTTGGGGACCTCCACCCTCCTGGTGTGGGTGGGAGTCATCCGCTACCTCACCTTCTTCCAGAAGTACAAT ATCCTGATCGTGACTCTTCGAGCAGCCTTCCCCAACGTGATCCGCTTCTGCTGCTGCGTGGCCGTCATATATTTAGGCTACTGCTTCTGTGGTTGGATTGTGCTGGGACCGTATCATGTGAAG TTCCGCTCGCTGTCCATGGTGTCGGAATGCCTCTTCTCCCTCATCAATGGCGACGACATGTTCGTGACCTTCTCAGGAATGCAGGAGAGCAGCCCGCTGGTGTGGCTCTTCAGCCAAGTGTACCTGTACACCTTCATCTCGCTCTTCATCTACATGGTGCTGTCGCTCTTCATCGCACTCATCACCGGAGCCTACGAGGCCATCAAG CATCAAACCCAGGAGCCCATCCACATAACAGACCTACACGCCTTCATAGCAGAGTGCACCGACGCGCCAAGCTCCGGCAAGTTCAGGGGTCTGGAGACGTCGCCGTGCTCCTTTTTCTGCTGCTGTGACAG AATGACAACATACGAGGACGTCCTGCTGGTGAACTGA